Proteins co-encoded in one Pseudomonas fluorescens genomic window:
- a CDS encoding N-formylglutamate amidohydrolase, whose translation MHACTESAELGLYTRPVYNLIREDSMHPLILVCEHASRYIPDALNNLGLDEKAAHEHIAWDIGALELAEQLSEKIGATLLSANYSRLLIDLNRPRHAPDSIPAQSEIYQVPGNRGLDEATREYRRQCLFKPFHTRLQQLIDERLAEGRPVRVVGIHSFTSVYYGQPRELEVGVLFGQAKGYAQRLLEGLGQHPLKVAGNQPYKIDPLGDMTVPVHGDARGLESVLIEVRNDLLRSPEAVNRWANYLAPLL comes from the coding sequence ATGCACGCCTGTACTGAATCCGCCGAACTTGGGTTGTACACCCGACCGGTCTACAACCTGATCCGTGAAGATTCGATGCACCCACTGATTCTGGTGTGCGAGCACGCCAGCCGCTACATCCCCGACGCCCTGAACAATCTGGGTCTGGATGAAAAGGCTGCGCATGAACACATTGCCTGGGACATCGGTGCGCTGGAGCTGGCCGAACAACTGTCGGAAAAGATCGGCGCCACGCTGCTGAGCGCCAATTATTCGCGACTGCTGATCGACCTCAACCGGCCCCGCCACGCCCCGGACAGCATTCCGGCGCAGAGCGAGATCTATCAGGTGCCGGGCAATCGCGGACTCGACGAAGCCACACGCGAATACCGTCGCCAGTGCCTGTTCAAGCCGTTTCACACGCGGCTGCAACAGCTGATCGACGAACGTTTGGCAGAAGGCCGGCCGGTGCGGGTGGTGGGGATTCACAGTTTCACGTCAGTTTATTACGGCCAGCCGCGTGAGCTGGAAGTCGGCGTGCTGTTCGGTCAGGCCAAGGGATACGCCCAGCGCCTGCTCGAAGGTCTCGGCCAGCATCCGCTGAAAGTCGCGGGCAACCAGCCGTACAAGATTGATCCGTTGGGCGACATGACCGTCCCGGTTCACGGTGATGCCCGAGGCCTGGAGTCGGTTTTGATTGAAGTGCGCAACGACCTGCTGCGCAGCCCGGAAGCGGTGAACCGCTGGGCAAATTATCTGGCACCCCTGCTTTGA
- a CDS encoding glutamine synthetase — protein MSERLLPLPMTTIVTTDLIGITRGRSFPSDELEHYQAAGCGWVPANSALTPQDIIASTNPWGAYGDLRLIPDLASRVTVGNGPDAAAPALDFIHGDIRETDGRPWGACPRTLLRDEIERYRDQLGLQVNAAFEHEFNLHAGFAEHLAFSLESQRQGAEFGGWLLSALRAGGVEPEMFLPEYGKHQYEITCRPTLGVAAADRAVNVREITREIARQMGLDLSFSPKTAADAVCNGVHLHVSLLDLAGQPMLYDAGTSNGLSTLGQHWAAGVLHYLPALCAFTAPTPVSYERLQPHHWSASYACLGQQNREAALRICPTVSLGNKPVAKQYNLEFRAMDATASPHLAMAALLIAGRLGIEQRLALNAITDEIPDALNDEQREARGIVALPASLAQALDCLRRSEALMAALPAPLLDTYFALKTEELALTEQLSPADLCEHYARLY, from the coding sequence ATGAGCGAACGCCTGTTGCCGCTGCCGATGACCACCATCGTCACCACCGACCTGATCGGCATTACCCGGGGCCGTTCGTTTCCCAGCGATGAGCTGGAACACTATCAAGCCGCCGGCTGCGGCTGGGTGCCGGCCAACAGCGCGCTGACGCCGCAGGACATCATTGCCTCGACCAACCCGTGGGGCGCTTATGGCGATCTGCGGCTGATTCCCGATCTGGCCAGCCGCGTCACCGTCGGCAATGGCCCGGACGCCGCCGCACCGGCGCTGGACTTCATCCACGGCGACATCCGCGAAACCGACGGGCGCCCGTGGGGCGCCTGCCCGCGCACGCTGCTGCGCGATGAAATCGAGCGCTATCGCGATCAACTCGGGTTGCAGGTCAACGCCGCGTTCGAACACGAATTCAACCTGCACGCCGGGTTTGCCGAACACCTGGCCTTCTCCCTCGAATCCCAGCGCCAGGGCGCGGAATTCGGTGGCTGGCTGCTCAGCGCCCTGCGCGCCGGCGGCGTCGAGCCGGAAATGTTCCTGCCCGAATATGGCAAGCATCAATACGAAATCACCTGCCGTCCGACCCTCGGCGTGGCAGCGGCAGATCGCGCGGTAAACGTGCGCGAGATCACCCGCGAAATCGCCCGGCAGATGGGCCTGGATCTGAGCTTCTCACCAAAGACCGCCGCCGACGCGGTGTGCAACGGTGTACACCTGCACGTCAGCCTGCTTGATCTGGCCGGCCAGCCGATGTTGTACGACGCCGGCACCAGCAATGGCCTGTCGACCCTCGGCCAGCACTGGGCGGCGGGCGTGCTGCATTACTTGCCGGCGCTGTGTGCGTTCACCGCGCCGACGCCGGTGTCGTACGAGCGCCTGCAGCCGCACCATTGGAGCGCGTCCTACGCCTGTCTCGGCCAGCAGAACCGCGAAGCGGCGCTGCGCATCTGCCCGACCGTAAGCCTGGGCAACAAACCCGTGGCGAAGCAGTACAACCTGGAATTCCGCGCCATGGACGCCACCGCCTCGCCGCACCTGGCAATGGCTGCGCTGCTGATCGCCGGACGTTTGGGCATCGAGCAGCGCCTGGCGCTGAACGCCATCACCGATGAAATCCCCGATGCACTCAACGACGAACAACGCGAGGCGCGGGGCATTGTTGCCCTGCCCGCCTCTTTGGCTCAGGCACTGGATTGCCTGCGTCGCAGCGAAGCGCTGATGGCAGCGCTGCCGGCACCGTTGCTCGACACGTATTTCGCCCTTAAAACCGAGGAACTGGCGCTGACGGAACAGCTCTCACCCGCCGACCTGTGTGAGCACTATGCACGCCTGTACTGA
- a CDS encoding APC family permease, producing the protein MEIEEFGYKQELKRSLTLTDLVVYGMIFMIPIAPFGVYGYVNAEAPGMVPLAYIIGMVAMVFTALSYGSMARAFPIAGSVYSYAQRGLNQHVGFIAGWLMLLDYLLIPPLLYVYAAMALNHLYPDIPKVGFILAFLVSATFVNLRGITFTARMNILFLLAQLVVLGIFLFYAWNALHNGGGNGQLTLAPLYHPQTFNFALLMQAVSIAVLSFLGFDAISTLAEEIKGDPGRSVGKAALITLVVMGAIFVVQTWIATDLAAGMGFKSADTAFYEIAEIAAGSWLATLTGVATALAWGVAVAITSQAAVSRLLFGMARDGKLPKMLARVHPKHNTPYLSIYLVAVLSLVICYVFINSVDTLTSLVNFGALSGFMLLHLTVINYYWRRQKSGQVIRHLICPVIGFIIVAAIMYNMGVDAQKLGLIWIALGLVYLFFLNKLGASTALPDPSNG; encoded by the coding sequence ATGGAAATAGAAGAGTTCGGCTACAAACAGGAGTTGAAACGTAGCCTGACACTGACCGACTTGGTGGTGTACGGGATGATCTTCATGATCCCCATCGCCCCGTTCGGGGTGTATGGCTACGTCAACGCCGAGGCACCGGGGATGGTGCCTTTGGCGTACATCATCGGCATGGTGGCGATGGTCTTCACCGCGCTGAGCTACGGCAGCATGGCCCGGGCCTTTCCGATTGCCGGATCGGTCTATTCCTACGCGCAACGGGGCCTGAATCAACACGTCGGCTTCATCGCCGGCTGGCTGATGCTGCTGGACTACCTGCTGATTCCGCCACTGCTTTACGTTTACGCGGCAATGGCGCTCAACCATTTGTACCCGGATATCCCGAAAGTCGGCTTCATTCTGGCGTTCCTGGTCAGCGCAACCTTCGTCAACCTGCGCGGCATTACTTTCACCGCCCGCATGAACATCCTGTTCCTGCTGGCGCAGCTCGTGGTGCTGGGGATTTTCCTGTTCTACGCCTGGAACGCCCTGCACAACGGTGGCGGCAACGGCCAGCTGACCCTGGCGCCGCTGTATCACCCGCAAACCTTCAACTTCGCCCTGCTGATGCAAGCGGTGTCGATTGCGGTGCTGTCGTTCCTCGGCTTCGATGCGATCTCCACCCTTGCCGAAGAGATCAAGGGCGATCCGGGCCGCAGCGTCGGCAAAGCGGCGTTGATCACCCTGGTGGTGATGGGCGCGATCTTCGTCGTACAGACCTGGATCGCCACCGATCTGGCAGCGGGCATGGGCTTCAAGTCCGCCGACACCGCGTTCTATGAAATCGCCGAAATCGCCGCCGGCAGCTGGTTGGCGACCCTGACCGGCGTGGCCACGGCCCTGGCCTGGGGTGTGGCGGTGGCGATCACTTCGCAAGCGGCGGTCTCACGCCTGCTGTTCGGCATGGCCCGCGACGGCAAGCTGCCGAAAATGCTGGCCAGGGTGCACCCGAAACACAACACGCCCTACCTGAGCATTTATCTGGTGGCCGTGCTTTCGCTGGTGATCTGCTACGTGTTCATCAACTCGGTGGACACCCTGACTTCGCTGGTCAACTTCGGTGCCCTGAGCGGCTTCATGCTGCTGCACCTGACCGTGATCAACTACTACTGGCGCCGGCAGAAGTCCGGCCAGGTGATCCGTCACCTGATCTGCCCGGTGATCGGCTTCATCATCGTCGCGGCCATCATGTACAACATGGGCGTCGATGCACAGAAGCTCGGCCTGATCTGGATCGCATTGGGTCTGGTGTACCTGTTCTTCCTGAACAAGCTCGGCGCCAGTACCGCGCTGCCTGACCCGAGCAATGGCTGA
- a CDS encoding isocitrate lyase/PEP mutase family protein — protein sequence MTRLSHQDLRRNFRQLLASDTCYHTASVFDPMSARIAADLGFEVGILGGSVASLQVLGAPDFALITLSEFAEQATRIGRVAQLPVIADADHGYGNALNVMRTIVELERAGVAALTIEDTLLPAQFGRKSTDLITVAEGVGKIRAALEARVDSEMAIIARTNAGILPNQEIISRTRQYQAAGADGICMVGIQDFDQLEQIAEHLTVPLMLVTYGNPALRDDKRLAELGVRVTIDGHGAYFAAIKATYDSLREQRQIFTQASDLSATELTHTYTQPEEYILWAKEYMSVKE from the coding sequence ATGACCAGGCTTTCTCATCAAGATTTGCGCCGTAACTTCCGTCAGCTGCTGGCTTCCGACACCTGCTATCACACCGCCTCGGTGTTCGATCCGATGTCCGCCCGCATTGCCGCTGACCTGGGATTTGAAGTAGGGATTCTCGGCGGCTCGGTCGCTTCGTTGCAGGTCCTGGGCGCTCCGGACTTTGCCCTGATCACCCTCAGCGAATTCGCCGAGCAGGCCACTCGCATTGGCCGCGTCGCCCAATTGCCGGTGATCGCCGACGCCGACCACGGCTACGGCAACGCACTCAACGTGATGCGCACCATCGTCGAACTGGAACGCGCCGGCGTCGCCGCGCTGACCATCGAAGACACCCTGCTGCCGGCCCAGTTCGGCCGCAAATCCACCGACCTGATCACCGTCGCCGAAGGCGTCGGCAAGATCCGTGCGGCGCTGGAAGCCCGGGTTGATTCGGAAATGGCGATCATCGCCCGGACCAACGCCGGCATCCTGCCGAACCAGGAAATCATCAGCCGCACCAGGCAATACCAGGCCGCCGGCGCCGACGGTATCTGCATGGTCGGTATTCAGGACTTCGACCAGCTTGAGCAGATCGCCGAACACCTGACCGTCCCGCTGATGCTGGTGACCTACGGCAACCCGGCGCTGCGCGACGACAAACGCCTGGCTGAACTGGGTGTGCGCGTGACCATCGACGGCCACGGTGCCTACTTCGCCGCGATCAAGGCGACCTACGACAGCCTGCGCGAACAACGCCAGATCTTCACCCAGGCCTCGGACCTGAGCGCCACCGAACTGACCCACACCTACACCCAGCCTGAGGAATACATCCTCTGGGCCAAGGAATACATGAGCGTCAAAGAGTAA
- a CDS encoding diguanylate cyclase: MGRTGGKGLSLARRLYTSRILGLVLGLLCVSVAMYPLDPPAWVWAVMLFNGLVWPHLAFQWARRARVPYHAEHRNLLIDAFLGGFWVAAMHFNPLPSATTISMMAMNNVAIGGLRFLLAGAAAQLLGVGVGLVVFAPAFIPMTTSAQLYACLPLLMLYPLALGWICFRQAYTLGLHKRELLALSRTDSLTGLLNHGAWKDQLEIEFQRCKRQQTGAAIALIDIDHFKAINDTYGHVAGDIVLRQLSKMLKQNLRMADVAGRYGGDEFCVILPDLPLFNAAQAMEALRERFSFLVYEQNPALKVSLSIGLAALDPAHGDAMRWLNDADEALYEAKASGRNRVICCNDDKPRREVFDSV, from the coding sequence ATGGGAAGAACGGGAGGAAAGGGACTTTCACTGGCCAGGAGGCTCTATACATCGCGAATCCTCGGGCTGGTTCTGGGGCTTTTGTGCGTGAGCGTCGCGATGTATCCACTCGATCCGCCGGCCTGGGTCTGGGCGGTGATGCTGTTCAACGGACTGGTCTGGCCGCATCTGGCGTTTCAATGGGCCCGACGGGCGCGGGTGCCTTATCACGCCGAGCACCGCAATTTGCTGATAGACGCCTTTCTCGGTGGCTTCTGGGTCGCCGCCATGCACTTCAATCCCTTGCCCAGTGCCACGACCATTTCGATGATGGCGATGAACAACGTCGCCATCGGCGGCCTGCGCTTTCTGCTGGCCGGGGCGGCGGCGCAGTTGCTCGGGGTTGGCGTCGGGCTGGTGGTATTTGCCCCCGCGTTCATCCCGATGACCACGTCGGCACAGCTTTATGCCTGTCTGCCACTGTTGATGCTGTATCCGTTGGCGCTCGGCTGGATCTGCTTTCGCCAGGCCTACACCCTCGGCTTGCATAAACGTGAACTCCTGGCCCTGAGCCGCACCGACAGCCTCACCGGACTGCTCAACCACGGCGCCTGGAAGGATCAACTGGAAATCGAATTCCAGCGCTGCAAACGCCAGCAGACAGGCGCAGCGATTGCGCTGATCGACATCGACCACTTCAAGGCGATCAACGACACCTACGGCCATGTGGCGGGCGATATCGTCCTGCGGCAGTTGAGCAAAATGCTCAAGCAGAACCTGCGCATGGCGGATGTGGCGGGGCGTTATGGCGGCGACGAGTTTTGCGTGATCCTGCCGGACCTGCCGCTGTTCAATGCCGCGCAGGCGATGGAGGCGTTGCGTGAGCGTTTTTCCTTTCTGGTGTACGAACAGAACCCGGCGCTGAAAGTCAGCCTGAGCATTGGCCTGGCGGCGCTCGATCCGGCTCACGGTGATGCAATGCGCTGGCTCAATGACGCTGATGAGGCACTCTACGAAGCCAAGGCCAGCGGGCGCAACCGGGTGATCTGCTGCAACGATGACAAGCCGCGGCGCGAGGTATTCGATTCGGTTTGA
- a CDS encoding arginine N-succinyltransferase: MLVLRPVEPTDLPQLQQLARDSLVGVTSLPDDREHLSGKIAASCASFDSQASGQGPENYFFVLEDLDKRRLVGCSEILATAGYNEPFYSLRNRHFTSASRELNIEHGVPALSLCHDLSGHTLLRGFHIDAALVRTPFSELLSRARLLFIAAHAQRFAEAVITEIVGYSDENGHSPFWDALGKHFFDLPYVEAERLCGLQSRTFLAELMPQYPIYVPMLPQAAQDCIGRIHPDGQEAFDILEREGFETNSYIDLFDAGPTLYARTANVRSIASSRIATVREEPLIDARGRYLVSNDALHGYRAMVAELDYQPGQPLALTPSLCAALNVSHGGTVRVIAL, encoded by the coding sequence ATGCTGGTCTTACGTCCAGTCGAGCCAACCGACCTGCCTCAATTGCAACAATTGGCTCGCGACAGCCTGGTGGGCGTCACCTCCCTGCCGGATGACCGCGAACACCTGAGCGGGAAAATCGCCGCGTCCTGCGCGTCGTTCGACAGCCAAGCCTCGGGCCAAGGCCCGGAGAATTATTTCTTCGTACTGGAAGACCTGGACAAGCGTCGTCTGGTGGGCTGCTCGGAGATTCTCGCCACTGCCGGCTACAACGAACCGTTCTACAGCCTGCGCAACCGCCACTTCACCAGTGCCTCGCGGGAGCTGAACATTGAACACGGCGTGCCGGCGCTGTCGCTGTGCCACGACCTGAGCGGCCACACGCTGCTGCGCGGTTTCCACATCGACGCGGCACTGGTGCGCACGCCGTTTTCCGAATTGCTGTCACGGGCCCGCCTGCTGTTCATCGCCGCCCATGCACAGCGGTTTGCCGAAGCGGTGATCACCGAAATCGTCGGCTACAGCGACGAAAACGGCCATTCGCCCTTCTGGGACGCGCTGGGCAAACATTTCTTCGACCTGCCCTACGTCGAGGCCGAGCGCTTGTGCGGCTTGCAGAGCCGCACGTTTCTCGCCGAACTGATGCCGCAATACCCGATCTACGTGCCCATGCTGCCGCAGGCGGCGCAGGACTGCATCGGCCGCATCCACCCCGACGGCCAGGAAGCCTTCGACATCCTCGAACGCGAGGGTTTTGAAACCAACAGCTACATCGATCTGTTCGACGCCGGTCCGACCTTGTACGCCCGCACCGCCAACGTCCGTTCGATTGCCAGCAGTCGGATCGCCACGGTCCGGGAGGAACCACTGATCGACGCCCGCGGTCGCTATCTGGTGAGTAACGATGCACTGCATGGCTACCGGGCAATGGTCGCCGAGCTGGATTACCAGCCCGGTCAGCCCCTGGCGCTCACCCCGTCGCTGTGTGCGGCACTGAACGTCAGCCATGGCGGCACGGTGCGGGTGATTGCCCTGTGA
- a CDS encoding isochorismatase family cysteine hydrolase, translating to MFSLPHRSPRDLPFVTDHTALLLVDMQRAWLEPQFDPHLEGPDAAYFLNRARSQVVPNQVRLLNAFRDTRQNVLHTLIESLTADGRDRSLDHKLSDMHLPKGSPQAQVIAELTPAENEIVLPKTSSGVFNSTNIDYVLRNLETRHLIIAGIVTDQCVDMAVRDAADRGYLVTLVADACATYTEARHDACLNAIKGYCWITDTDTVLGRLREMQP from the coding sequence ATGTTCAGCCTTCCCCACCGCTCGCCGCGGGACCTGCCGTTTGTCACCGACCACACTGCGCTGTTGCTGGTGGACATGCAGCGTGCCTGGCTCGAGCCGCAGTTCGACCCGCACCTGGAAGGCCCGGACGCCGCCTACTTCCTCAATCGCGCGCGCTCGCAAGTGGTGCCCAATCAGGTGCGCCTGCTAAACGCCTTTCGTGACACACGGCAGAACGTGCTGCACACCCTGATCGAAAGCCTGACCGCCGACGGCCGCGACCGCTCGCTGGATCACAAACTGTCGGACATGCACCTGCCCAAGGGCAGCCCGCAGGCACAGGTCATCGCTGAACTGACCCCGGCAGAAAACGAAATCGTGCTGCCCAAGACCTCTTCCGGGGTCTTCAACTCGACCAACATCGACTACGTGCTGCGCAATCTGGAAACCCGTCACCTGATCATTGCCGGCATCGTCACCGATCAATGCGTGGACATGGCCGTGCGCGATGCCGCCGACCGGGGTTACCTCGTCACACTGGTGGCGGACGCCTGCGCGACCTACACCGAAGCACGTCACGATGCCTGCCTGAACGCGATCAAGGGCTATTGCTGGATCACCGATACCGACACCGTACTCGGTCGTCTGCGGGAGATGCAGCCATGA
- the astA gene encoding arginine N-succinyltransferase, whose product MIVRPVQVSDLPALMTLVQQAGPGFTTLPANEDRLTHRVRWAQRAFAEQVERADADYLFVLEDDDQRVVGVSALAGAVGLREPWYNYRVGLTVSSAPDLGIQRQIPTLFLNNELTGQSELCSLFLRHDQRHGSNGRLLSLGRLLFVAEFPHLFGEKMIAELRGSADEQGCSPFWDSLGRHFFQMDFSHADHLSGLGNKSFIAELMPRQPLYTCLLTEQAQAVIGQAHPNTEAALKILQAEGFAHKGYIDIFDGGPVIEAPIHNIRTVRDSLELSLSIGTPDDQAPLWLIHNRRLENCRITVAPGRRVGSSLVIDRLTAKRLQLQPGNSVRAVPLPNQQQQAVAA is encoded by the coding sequence ATGATTGTCCGTCCGGTCCAAGTCAGCGACCTGCCAGCGTTGATGACCCTGGTGCAACAGGCCGGGCCCGGTTTCACCACCCTGCCGGCCAATGAAGATCGCCTGACCCATCGGGTACGCTGGGCGCAGCGCGCCTTCGCCGAGCAGGTCGAACGGGCCGATGCCGACTATCTTTTTGTCCTCGAGGATGATGACCAGCGCGTGGTCGGGGTCAGTGCCCTGGCCGGCGCCGTCGGCCTGCGCGAACCCTGGTACAACTACCGGGTCGGGCTGACCGTCAGCTCGGCACCGGATCTGGGTATTCAGCGGCAGATTCCGACCCTGTTTCTGAATAATGAACTGACCGGCCAATCGGAACTGTGCTCGCTGTTCCTGCGCCACGACCAGCGCCACGGCAGCAATGGACGTCTGCTGTCGTTGGGGCGCCTGCTGTTCGTCGCCGAATTCCCGCACCTGTTCGGCGAGAAGATGATCGCCGAACTGCGCGGCAGCGCTGACGAACAAGGCTGTTCGCCGTTCTGGGACAGCCTGGGCCGGCACTTCTTCCAGATGGACTTCAGCCACGCCGACCACTTGTCAGGGTTAGGCAACAAATCGTTCATTGCCGAACTGATGCCGCGTCAGCCGCTGTACACCTGCCTGCTCACCGAACAGGCCCAGGCCGTGATCGGTCAGGCTCACCCCAACACCGAAGCGGCACTGAAGATCCTCCAGGCCGAAGGTTTTGCCCACAAGGGCTACATCGATATCTTCGATGGCGGCCCGGTCATCGAGGCGCCGATCCACAACATCCGCACCGTGCGCGACAGCCTGGAACTGAGCCTGAGCATCGGCACGCCGGACGATCAGGCGCCGCTGTGGCTGATCCACAACCGGCGCCTGGAAAACTGCCGCATCACCGTCGCTCCGGGCCGCCGGGTCGGCAGCAGCCTGGTGATCGACCGCCTCACCGCCAAACGCCTGCAATTGCAGCCGGGCAACTCGGTACGGGCGGTGCCGTTGCCCAATCAACAGCAGCAGGCGGTGGCGGCCTGA
- a CDS encoding M20/M25/M40 family metallo-hydrolase, which translates to MTFNFPRSLLAAGLGLSLSFATAGAFAEPHKQVLADAEQYKPEALKLLERLVNIDSGSGYEPGLKQVSEIAIDELKKLGATIELVPNTPEKTNHVLATLKGTGKAKILLMAHMDTVFKEGSAAERPFHIKDGRAYGPGVMDDKGGIVAGIYALKILKNLDFKDYAQITFLLDASEETGSDVATDLIKKTAKLHDVTLNLEPGRPADGLVVWRKGSATALVEVKGKAAHAGVAPELGRNAAMEAAHQILQLGKLGDEAKKTTINFTVLKAGDRTNVIPDQATAKADVRAAVPEEFDRIEKDLARVSQDKLIPDTEVKTSLQRGLPPMPQTAESDRLMAMAQGIYGEIGRKLTEEGSGGAADASLSAGVGTPTLDGFGIVGGNIHTPEEYAEVESVAPRIYLLSRMIMELAKR; encoded by the coding sequence ATGACGTTCAATTTCCCTCGTTCCCTGCTGGCCGCCGGTCTCGGCCTGAGCCTCTCTTTCGCCACCGCTGGCGCGTTCGCTGAACCGCACAAGCAGGTGCTGGCCGACGCCGAGCAATACAAACCCGAAGCCCTGAAACTGCTCGAGCGCCTGGTCAATATCGATTCCGGTTCCGGCTATGAGCCGGGGCTCAAGCAAGTCAGCGAAATCGCCATCGATGAGTTGAAAAAGCTCGGTGCCACCATCGAACTGGTGCCCAATACGCCGGAAAAAACCAACCACGTGCTCGCCACGCTCAAAGGCACCGGCAAGGCGAAAATCCTGCTGATGGCGCACATGGACACGGTGTTCAAGGAAGGCTCCGCTGCTGAGCGACCGTTCCACATCAAGGACGGCCGCGCCTACGGGCCGGGGGTGATGGACGACAAGGGCGGGATCGTCGCCGGCATCTATGCGCTGAAAATCCTGAAGAACCTCGACTTCAAGGACTACGCGCAAATCACGTTCCTGCTCGATGCCAGCGAAGAAACCGGCTCGGACGTTGCCACCGACCTGATCAAGAAAACCGCCAAGCTCCACGACGTCACCCTCAACCTCGAACCGGGCCGTCCGGCCGATGGTCTGGTGGTGTGGCGCAAGGGCAGCGCCACCGCGCTGGTCGAGGTCAAGGGCAAGGCTGCTCACGCCGGCGTCGCGCCGGAACTGGGGCGCAACGCGGCGATGGAGGCGGCGCACCAGATCCTGCAACTGGGCAAGCTCGGCGACGAAGCGAAGAAAACCACGATCAATTTCACTGTGCTCAAGGCTGGCGACCGCACCAACGTCATTCCGGATCAGGCCACAGCCAAGGCTGATGTACGGGCGGCGGTGCCGGAGGAGTTCGACCGGATCGAGAAGGATCTGGCGCGGGTGTCGCAGGACAAACTGATTCCTGACACCGAAGTGAAGACTTCATTGCAACGGGGCTTGCCGCCAATGCCGCAGACGGCGGAGTCAGACCGTTTGATGGCGATGGCTCAGGGGATTTACGGCGAAATTGGTCGCAAGTTGACTGAAGAAGGCAGCGGTGGGGCGGCGGATGCGAGTCTGTCGGCCGGGGTTGGGACGCCGACGCTGGACGGGTTCGGGATTGTCGGCGGCAACATTCATACGCCAGAGGAATACGCGGAAGTGGAGAGCGTGGCGCCGCGGATTTATCTGTTGTCGCGGATGATCATGGAGTTGGCGAAACGGTAA
- a CDS encoding flavin-containing monooxygenase yields MQTYQVLIIGSGFGGQCAAVNLLKAGIDDFRLLERRDFFGGTWCQNTYPGAAVDVPSPLYSLSFAPYPWTQMFAEQAELQRYTEHVIERFGLRDRVELEANVERVEWDDTEKRWAVHTGTKGIFYAQFLINATGPLSQPVIPDFPGQDRFKGKTFHTNNWDHSYDYHAKRVAIVGSGASAAQVIPAIAPEVAELHVFQRTAHWVLPRADRTFGRFQRWLLGLKPAYKLLRWMIYWQFETRVIAFKYSKPAIHMVQRHALKFLKRQVADPELRKKLTPDFTIGCKRVLVSSTYYPALTRPNVTLHSREQGIATLDETGIVTTEGQHIDVDLIVWSTGYDATDGVISYPASGKNGVKLRDVWAQYPRAYLGTSLPDFPNLFIVTGPNTGIGHTSALFIIESQMNYILDCIRTVQAKGLRSIEVRPEAERTYTQMIHREMERTVWKTGGCHSWYQSKSGHVIAMFPGFSFSYHRLTRALKPADHILS; encoded by the coding sequence ATGCAGACCTATCAAGTGCTGATCATCGGCAGCGGGTTTGGCGGCCAGTGCGCGGCGGTCAATTTGCTCAAGGCCGGCATCGACGATTTTCGCTTGCTGGAGCGGCGGGACTTTTTCGGCGGCACCTGGTGCCAGAACACCTACCCTGGCGCGGCGGTGGATGTGCCGTCGCCCCTCTATTCCCTTTCGTTTGCGCCCTACCCCTGGACGCAGATGTTCGCCGAACAGGCCGAACTGCAACGCTACACCGAACACGTCATCGAGCGTTTCGGCCTGCGCGATCGGGTGGAACTGGAGGCCAACGTCGAGCGGGTCGAGTGGGATGACACCGAAAAACGCTGGGCTGTACACACTGGCACCAAAGGCATTTTTTATGCGCAGTTCCTGATCAATGCCACCGGGCCGTTGAGCCAACCGGTTATCCCAGACTTCCCCGGTCAGGATCGCTTCAAGGGCAAGACTTTTCATACAAACAATTGGGATCACAGTTACGACTATCACGCTAAACGCGTGGCAATTGTCGGCAGCGGCGCCAGTGCGGCTCAGGTGATTCCCGCGATTGCACCCGAGGTCGCCGAATTGCACGTATTTCAGCGCACCGCGCACTGGGTGCTGCCCCGGGCCGACCGTACTTTCGGGCGGTTCCAGCGCTGGTTGCTGGGTCTGAAACCGGCCTACAAACTGCTGCGCTGGATGATCTACTGGCAATTCGAAACCCGGGTCATCGCCTTCAAATACTCGAAACCGGCGATTCACATGGTGCAGCGACACGCCCTGAAGTTTCTCAAACGCCAGGTGGCTGACCCCGAGTTGCGGAAAAAACTCACACCGGACTTCACCATCGGCTGCAAAAGGGTATTGGTCTCCAGCACCTATTATCCGGCGCTTACCCGGCCCAATGTCACCTTGCACAGCCGCGAACAAGGTATCGCCACCCTCGACGAAACCGGCATCGTCACCACGGAGGGCCAGCACATCGACGTCGATCTGATCGTCTGGTCGACCGGTTACGACGCCACCGACGGCGTGATTTCCTACCCGGCCAGCGGAAAAAACGGCGTAAAACTGCGCGATGTCTGGGCGCAGTATCCACGCGCCTACCTCGGCACCAGCCTGCCGGACTTTCCCAATCTGTTTATCGTCACCGGGCCGAACACCGGCATCGGTCACACCTCGGCATTGTTCATCATCGAATCGCAGATGAACTACATCCTCGACTGTATCCGCACCGTGCAGGCCAAAGGTCTGCGCAGCATCGAAGTTCGCCCCGAAGCAGAACGTACCTACACTCAGATGATTCACCGGGAGATGGAGCGCACGGTCTGGAAAACCGGCGGCTG